The Acanthopagrus latus isolate v.2019 chromosome 6, fAcaLat1.1, whole genome shotgun sequence genome includes a region encoding these proteins:
- the LOC119020564 gene encoding cytochrome c oxidase subunit 6C-1 — protein sequence MSLPKPMMRGMLGKRLRFHLPIAFSLSLLAAITFKYTVTEPRKQAYADFYKQYDATKEFNTMREAGIFESVRPSGE from the exons ATGTCTCTGCCAAAGCCTATGAtgagggggatgctgggaaaGCGTCTGAGGTTTCACCTGCCCATCgccttctctctgtcactcctgGCTGCGATAACATTCAAG TACACAGTGACAGAGCCCAGGAAACAGGCGTACGCTGACTTCTACAAGCAGTACGACGCCACCAAAGAGTTCAACACCATGAGGGAAGCTGGCATCTTTGAGAGTGTGCGACCCTCTGGGGAGTAA